The stretch of DNA GACATGGTCCGTTCGTCAGACGTGGCTTTTGACCCCATGTGGTTATTTATCCCCACCGCGAAAGGAAACTCATCAAGGTCATTCGTTATGGTCCGCTCGATTTCATCGGGATTAAAACCGACGAGGACGGCCCCTTTTCCGGGATTTACATGTGGATACCCCACAGGTTCCATCGGCAGATGGAGGAGAACCGTCTTCCCCGCTTCATGGGCCTCCCGGGCGAGGTCCCTCGAGTGTGGCCGCATGGGAAGAAATGCGAGTGCGACAGGTTGGTCAAGCTCCAGAAACGGGGCGGCCGCCGGGCGGTTATGCCCGAGGTCATCGATAATGATGCAAAAAACATTGACTTTCGTCGGGGGTACGGGGACCGGTACCGGTATTGGGGGCAGAGGGGGAGGCGGTGCCGCCGGTGGCCTGAAGAACAGGACCAGGAAAAAGAGTGCGGCCAGCAGTACACCGATCAGTAAAGCCTTTTCACTTCCTTTTACCCAACCGGAGACTGCCTTCCGCTCCTTTTTGTTTTTACCTTTGCCTCGGCTCTTTGCGCCGCCAGACGATCTCTTGCCCAGTTGGTTACTCCGATGTTCCCTGAATTCCAGCCGATTGTTTGTTCCTGAAAAGGTTCAGGCCTTTCAGAAGGTCTACAGCTCTCATAAGCTGATCATCGTCCTTGGGGTTGTTTGGGATCATGTTTATGTGAGAAGCGGATTCATCTCCCTTCGATGGTTCCTTTTTCCCCTTTAACTGTTCGTTATCAAGATGTCCGGCGAGATCCTTTTCCCTGATGTGGCCTTCGGGCTTCCCTGAACGGTTTTCGACGACAATATCAGGTTCAATACCCGTATTCTGAATGGAACGTCCGCTGGGAGTGTAGTATTTGGCGGTCGTGACCCTCATGCCCGCTCCATCACCAAGTCGGTAGATAGTCTGCACAGACCCCTTTCCGAAGGTTGTCGTCCCGATTATGATTGCTCTTTTATCATCCTGCAGGGCGCCCGCGACGATCTCGGAGGCGCTCGCGGAACCGCCGTTTACCAGAACTACGATGGGATAATCCGGCTCCGTTCCCTTCTTCTGGGCATTATAGGAATAGTTCTGGTTCTTCAAGCGTCCTTTTGTGGAGACAATGGGCCCGGAGCCGATGAACCTGTTGGCAATGTCTATGGCAGACATCAGGAGGCCGCCGGGATTGTTCCTGAGGTCTATGATAAGCCCCTTGAAGGAATCCTTTTTGCCCTTCCGGATCTTCCGCAGGGCCGCGTCGAATTCATCCTTGGTCTTCTTTTGAAACTGGGTGATCCGGATGTACCCTATGCCGTCATCGATTTCTTTTGTCTTGACGCTGATAAGGGGGATGACATCCCTGGTAATGGTAAAATCAATGGGCTTGTCTACACCCTCGCGGGCGATGGTGATGGTGACCTTCGTTCCCTTGGGCCCCCTCATGAGTTTTACCGCCTCCATGAGGGACATATCTTTTGTAGGTTTGCCCTCGATCTTGACAATCTTGTCCCCGGCCAGGATTCCAGCCCTGAACGCGGGGGTATCATCAATGGGGGCTATCACGGTCAGGATGTTTTCCCGGATTCCGATGGTGATGCCGACCCCCTGAAACTCACCGGTGGTGTCGATCTGCATCTCCTTGTACATGTCCGGATCCATGAATGAACTGTGTGGATCAAGAGTGCGCAGCATACCCTTGATGGCCCCACGCACCATCTTCTTGCTGTCAGGGACGTCCACATAGTTCTGCTGGACGATAGAAAAGGCCTGAGAGAAGATCTTGATCTGGTCGTAGGTGGATGATCCACCGGTTCCGGCAAAGGCCTGAACGTCTGCAACCGGGTGGCGGTCGCCTATCAATATGCCGAACAGGAAAAGCAGAGTGACCAGAATCCCGATTTTTCCCCAGCGAAAGCGCTTCATCTTTTCCTCCTGTTATTCATCCACCGGAAAACCATGGCATGGGATCCACCGGTTTCCCGTGGTGCCTGATCTCAAAATAGAGGGCGGGACCTTCCAGGGAACCGCTCTCTCCGGCGAGGCCGATTACCTCATCAGTGTCAACCTCCTGGCCGATCTTCACGTTGATGGCCGAAAGGTGGCCGTAGAGGGTGTAATAGCCCCCCCCGTGATCCAGGATGATGATCCTGCCGTATCCCCGGAACCAGTCCGCAAAAAGTGTTTTCCCCTTGAAGACGGTCCTTACGGGCGTTCCTTCCGACGAGCGGATGGTGATTCCCCTCGACAGAGTGAAGGTGTTGAATTTGGCGTTCCTGTTCTTTCCAAAACCCACCATGATTTTGCCCGAGACGGGACGCTTCAGAGCGCCTTTGAGCATTGGAAAGGCGGATTCACCGGTCTCGGCCTGCTGGTTGAGAGCCTCTATGAGTTTAATGAGCCGTTTGGAAGATGCCTCCAATTCACTGATAAGGCGGGAATATTTTTTCCTGTCATTCCTCACAGACGCCAGAAGGATACCCCTGGACCGCTTTTTTCGAGAAAGAACCGAAAGATCGGATTCCAGGTCCCGGCGCGTGCCGGCCAGGCGTTTCTTTTCCTCGAGGAGTCGGTTCTCCTCCTGTTGCCCCTGATGATAGAGATCGGCCGCGCGATGGAAAAGATTGGAATCGTACGCTGAAACCCTTCTCAGGTAGTACAGCCGGCGTGTCAGATCATCAATCCCGCTGGAGCCTAAAACCACCTTTAAATAGCTTACATTACCTGCTTTGTAAAGAGCGATGGATCTTGCCAGAAGCCGGTTTTTTGCCGCCTCCCGTTTTTTGGCTATGGACCTCAGGTTCTCTTCCGCCCGAGCGATGTCGGCGCGTAATTTCCGTTCCTTCCGCCGAAGAAGACCGACTCTTCTCTTCTTGTCCCCGATATCCCGGTCCAACGCCTCCAGCTCTCCGAGAATTGTCTTCTCCCTGTTCTTCGATTGCCGCACTTTCTCCTTCGCGGTATCCTTCTTCCTCTCAACTGCCTGAAGTTCCTTCCTGCTCTTCTCGATTGACCCTTTGGTGTCCCTTCCGGCGACGTTGGCAGGCATGATCCAGGCGAACAGGAGAAAGGCTGATAGGGCGGACAAAGAGATTGAAGAGAGGAAAGGCCGCCGAATCATCTGGAAAATCTCCCTACGGAGGCCAGGCTTCCCACCCCTCCCAACGCCATGCCTCCAACAAGGATGGCGATGACGGCCACAGGAGGGAGAAAACGTAGAGAGGCGATTCCAAGGATCTGAAAAACCGTTGAGTCGATCCTGGCGACAAGAACCTGGTATAAAATTACAAGAAGCCCGATGGAAATGGCGGAACCGGCGAGACCCTGCATCAGCCCCTCTATGAGGAACGGGGTGCGGATGAACCCCTCCGTGGCGCCGACGAGCCGCATGATCTCCAGTTCCTCTTTCCTGGCCAGAACCGTCAGTTTGATGGTATTGGAAATGATAAAAATAGCCGCCAGGCAGATGATGCCGCCCAGGATCGCGGCGATGAGATTGATCACTTCCATGACCTTTTCCAGACGCTGCAGCCACTCCTTTCCGTAAGCGATCTCCTCTACCAATGGATCGTCCCCGATCCTGGAGAGTATGGAACGGACCCCCTCCACGTTTCGGTATTCGCTGCGCGGCGTTAAACGCAGGCTGGCTGGAAGAGGCTGTTCGCCCAGGCCCTCAAGGAGATTTTTCTCCCCTCCGAGCATGGATTTAAACTCCTTTAATGCCTGCTCTTTGGTGACGTAGGTTACCGATTCCATCTCAGGAAACCCCGTCACCCTGTCGATCAGGGCGTTCACATCCGAAGCGCTGAAGCCGTCCCTCAGATAGATGGTTATCTGGACATCCTTCTTCCACTGTTTAAGGACGCCGTTGAGATTGTGGTCCAAAAGGAGGTAGCTGCCGACCATCAGGAGGCTTATCGCGATTATGCCGGTGGTTATCGCGCTGCTGACCCAGCTTTGCCTGAGGTTGGCTATGGCCCTGAAAAGGGAAGACACGAGGCGGTTCAGGGTGCCCCTCCCCGCGCAATGCTTCCATTTTCCAGATGAATGGCGTCCCTGCTCATGTTCTTGACCATATCAATATTATGGGTCGCTACGATAACGGTGGTCCCCCGGGCGTTCACGTCGGAAAAAATATCCATGATATGCCGGGAGGCCTCGTTATCCAGGCTTCCGGTAGGCTCATCGGCGATGAGGATAAGGGGTTCGTTGACCAGGGCCCGGGCGATGGCCACCCGCTGTTGTTCCCCTCCTGAAAGGGTCAACGGATTCGCCCTCATCTTGTGGTGGACACCAAGACGCTTGAGGACGAGCCATACCCGTCGGCTGATCTCTCGCCTGGGGATACCAAGCACCTCCAGAGCCAGGGAGACGTTTTCAAAAACATTACGGTTGGGCAGAAGTTTGAAATCCTGAAATACCACGCCGATCTCTCTTCTCAACATCGGGATCTTCGAATTAGGCAGCCGCGCGATATTGCGGCCATGGACAAGTATCTGCCCGTTTGTCGGCCTTTCTTCGGCGAAAATGAGTTTCAGGAGTGTGCTTTTCCCCGCCCCGCTTGGACCGGTAATGAAAACGAAATCGCCCTTGGGAACGTGGAGGTTCATCTCGTGCAGAGCGGGCACGTCTTTCTGGTAATATTTGCTGACGTGAAATAGCTGAATCATTCCGTCGTGGAGCCCATCATTCTATAGTGTCGTAAAAAGTCCATTCGCTGCTTTTTACTCCACGGAAAGCGAAAAGTGTCATTTTTACTTTCCTCATTCCTCATCCATCTCGGAGGCGAGGTATTCAAGGATCACCTGGTCGAGATTTTTCTCCCTGAAAGGTTCAGGGGAACGCGTCGGCCCCGGGGCGGTGTCAGGCGATTTCATGTCCGCCGGTTTGTCTGGAGGGGGGGGCTCAGGCGGTGGGGACCAGAAAGCAGATACGGAAGGAGCCGGGGGGGTGGAGGCGGATATGGACCCGGTTTTTACAGCCCTTATCATGGCCCGATGCTGATCCTCCAGCATGATCCGCAACCGGGTCAGAAAACCTTCAGTGCCGAGGATCTCGGTGTAGTTTGTCTTCCTGGATGCTAGGATCCGCCCGCCTTGGTATACCAGGCTTACAATTACCGGGTGTTCTTCGCCGCCATCCTCCGTCTGGACATGGTAGACCGTGCCACCGCGTTTGATGTCGGTGTTATATCCGATGATCATCTGGTGTCATACCTGCCCTCAAAGTTCCCGTCCCTTTTGGGGTTGATTATATAACTCCTGTTCATTACTTCAAGACCCGACGAACATATTCAGCGGGACGACCCGGTCAGACTCTCCAGAAGGCATTGGGCGGCCGGGAGAAGGCTCCTTGATCGATGGGTTACAATAAAAAACCCACGCCGCACCTCCAGCCACGGGGTGTGCATCTCGATGAGCTCTCCCGATACCAGCTCTTTCTCAACTGTCATACGGGAAAGAAAGGCCCCCCCCATCCCGGTGAGGGTTCCCTCGAGTACGGACCTGGTACTGCCCAGCGTGGCGATCCAACGAAGCTTTTCAGGCTTGATATCCGAATCCTTTAACGCTGCATCCACCGCCATCTGGGTCCCTGAGCCGGATTCCCTTCGTATGAGCGGCATGCGCTGGAGACCCACCTTGTCAATAACCGGAGGAATACCGTTCTTCTCGACAAGATCGGGTCCGGCCACGAGGATGATCCTGTCCTCCCTGAAAAGGCTTGAATGAAGGGATGGATGTGAGGCTTGGGTCCCTGCGAGGCCGAAGGCGGACCTGCCGCTGAGGACCTGTTCCATTACGGACTGCGAATCGCCGACGGCAAGATTGACCTGGACCTCTGGAAAACGTCGGCTGAAAATGGTCAGGATACGTGGAAGAAGGTACTCCCCGGGCACCGTGCTGGAGGCAATCCCCACCTCACCTCTGATCTCTCCCATGAAGGCGCTGACGGCCTGACTCGCCTGCCCGCAAAGGCTCAGAATCCTGTCGGCGTAATCGACGAAAATAGCGCCCGCGGGCGTCAGGGTGACCGTTCTGCCGGCCCTGTCCAATAGCTTGACGCCCAACTCTCTTTCCAGATTCTGGATGTGCGTGCTTAAGGTCGGCTGGCTTATCTCCACCTCCCTGGATGCCTTTGAAAAACCGCCGTATCTCGCAACAGCGCTCAGTGCGCGTATCTGTCGAAGGTCAAAAGTCAAGACTAAAGCCCTCGCCCGGGTTATGGACTCTTCGTGGGCCCATCACCGTTTTTTCCTTTCATCGAGAAGGCGCTGGAAAATGCCCACCGCCGCCGTGGCGTCCCCGGCGTACGCGTCCGCTTCGATCTCCTTTGCGAAATCCTCGGTCACCGCGGCGCCTCCGATCAACACGGGAAAATCGATTCCCGTCGTTTTCAGAGCATGGACGGCCTCTTTCATCTTGGCCATGGTGGTTGTCATGAGGGCCGAGAGCCCGACAGCGTCGACCTTTTCCTCTTTGGCCGTCCGGACAATCTTCTCCGCGGAAACGTTTTTCCCAAGGTCAAAGACCTCATAGCCGTGGTTTTCCAGGAGGGTAATGACTATGTTTTTACCTATGTCATGGATGTCGCCCTCGACCGTGGCCATAAGGATACGTCCGCGTGCCGGCAGACCCTCGCCTTTGAGCTTTTCCTTGATCGGTTCAAAGGCGGCTTTCATCGCCCTGGACGACATGATGACCTGGGGCAGAAAATACTCATTGGAGGCGAACCTGGCACCCACCTCGGACATGGCCGGGATAAGAATGCCTTCACCAATCTCCATGGGAAGAGCTCCCCCCTCGAGAAGTTCCCGGGACAGCTTGCGCGCCTGGTCGGGGTCCCCATGAATAATGGATTTTGAAAGCTTCTCCTCGGGGGAGGTACCCTCCTCCTGCCGGGATATGGCCGCCCCCCCGTCATGTCCGGAATAAATCCGGATATATTCCCTGGCCTGGGAATCCTGGTTCAGGATGACCCGTGAGGCGCCCATGATTGCCATGGATGTTTTGTGGAAAGGATTGATGATGGCGGCCGAAAGGCCTGCCGACGCGGCCATTGCGAGGAAGGCCGCGTTAAGGTTTTCCCTGGCCGGCAGCCCGAACGACACGTTGCTGATCCCTAAAATGGTGTTTAGTCCCAGCTCATCGTGGATCATTCTCAGGGCCTTGATGGTCTCGAACACCGATTCCTGCTCCGCCCCGGCGGAAAGCGTCAGACAGTCGATGACAACGTCGGCGGGATTCATTCCCGCCTTGACGGCCTCGCGGAGTATTCGTCGGGCAATGGCCACGCGGTCTGACGCCCTGGAAGGGATTCCCCTTTCATCGAGTGTAAGACCCAGGACGGCTGTTCCGTACCGCACCGCCAGTGGAAGGACCTTTTTAAGACTTTCGGAATCCCCGGTGACCGAATTGATGAGGACCTTTCCGTCAGCGGCTTTCAGCCCCGACTCGATTACCTCGGGGCGCGGGGAATCCAGGCTCAGGGGAACGCGGGAGGACTGCTGAACGACGAGGACCGCCTCGTGCATTGCGGCGGCCTCATCTACGCCGGGAACCCCGACGTTGATATCCAGGAGGTTGACCCCCGCCTCGACCTGAGCATGCGCCTCATCGCGGTAAAGATCCATTCTTCCGTCCTTGACGGCCTGCGCGAGGGCCTTTCTACCTGTGGGATTGAGCCGCTCTCCAATGGCCCGAATCGGGCTGTTGCCCCCCAGAAAGAGGACGGATTGACGACAGGAAAGCCTGGTCGCTTTCGGGTCGGTCAGAGTTCTGGGAGCCCGGGGAGCGGACCGGTCGAGTTTCTCGCGCAGTTTCGAAATATGCGCCGGCGTGGTTCCGCAGCACCCCCCGATAATTCCCGTGCCGATCCCCAGCAGCTCTTCAACGGTATCCGCCGTCTGGTCCGGTGTTGCCGGGAAAATCGTATTCCCATCCACCAGTTTGGGCATGCCGGCGTTGGGAATGGAGGCCAGGGGCAGCTCCGTTGTCGAAGCCATGCGGCGAAGGATGTCAAGAATCCCCTCGGGGCCCAGGCCGCAGTTGGAACCTACCGCGTCCACTCCGAGAGCATCCAGAGTCACCGCGGCCGCTTCGGGGGATGTCCCCAGGAGGGTCTTCCCGACAGGTTCAAAGGTCATCATGGCGACGATGGGGATTTGGCAAAGGGAACGGACGGCGATGACGGCGGCCCGCAGCTCCTTGATATCGGTAAAGGTCTCAAGGAGGATCAGGTCGGCCCCGGCCTCGATGAGCGCGTCGGCCTGCTGACGAAAAACATCGAAAGCCTCGGAAAAATCCAGGTCGCCGACCGGGTTGAGAAATCTCCCCGTGGGGCCGATGCTCGCGCCCACCAGTGCCCGACCGGCCGCCGCCTCCAGGGCGATCCTTACAGCCCGGGCGTTGACCTTCTCAGTCTGGTCGTCGATTCCAAACGAGGAAAGCTTGATCCGGTTTCCGCCGAAGGTGTTTGTTTCGATAATGTCCGCGCCGGCCTCGATGTAGGCACGGTGAACGGCGGAAACGGTCTGAGGGTTCTGGATGTTGAGAACCTCGGGGCACTGTCCCACCTGAAGGGCCGAGGACTGCAGCATGGTCCCCATGGCCCCGTCACAGAGCAGGGTCTTCTCCTTGAGCCTTTCATGGAATGAATATGCCATTGTCGACGACCTCGTGATAAATCCCCCGATTTTGGGGTTGATATTTCAATCTCCGCAACGTCTGGCTATTGAACTATTGAATTTATTGATAGGTATAGCATATCTATTAAATCGGTTCATCCGGTAATGCGTACCTTAAGCCCGGGTTCAACGGGGGAAAGCAGTCCAGAGTCCATCCGCCTTCGCTCTTCGAGCTATGGGATAGAGCAGTCCAGAGTCCAGTGTCCAGAGTCCAGAGGAAAAAACAGGTCCAATGTCCAATGTCCAACAGGATAAAGCAGTCCAGTGTCCAGAGTCCATCCGCCTTCGCCCTTCGGGCTTCGTCGAGACATGGAGTCCAGAGGGAAGAAAAACGGGCGCCGTGACAAGCTTTTCAGCTCCGCCCGGGATTGCCGCGTCACTCTCGTTTCCCTCGATGCTCCTCGCAATGACAACAAAATAATAAGGTACGCATTAACCAGATGAACCGACTTCATAAGGCTTATTGGCCGCTGATACACGCTGATTTCCGCTGATAGATCTAAGACTAAACCCTAACCTGGGGGTTGAAAGGGAATCGCGACAAGATGTTCCTTAACCAAAGATTTTGGTTGTTGGCTCTTGCAGGCGGAATATTCGGGTTCGCTTTTATGTGGATAATGGATATCCCAATACAATCATTATTGCGCTAAAAACTCATTCCATGGTCTCTGACACCGGGGGTATGCGCTACAGCCCCAACCGGGCGGCCACGTCCCCATAGTCGGGGTCATCGGCGTAAAGCTTCTCGAATTCCTTTCGCGCCCGTTTGCGCTGACCCATCTCCTCGTACACGAGGGCCCGTTCGTACCTGAGCGCCATAAAGCCGGCGAGGTACGCTCCGTCGGCCAGGTGGGCCGCCTGTTCGAGGTGCTCAAGCGCCTTGTCTTCATCCCCCAGGACCAACTCCCGGCAACCGTCCACCAGGACTTCCTCGTCGTCCGGTGTGATGAACCGTTTGAAGAAGCCAAGGGTCAGGCGGCTTTCCGCGCTGACCTTTGGGACGGCCGGAGCGACGTAGGATGCGTTTTTTCCTCCGCCTGACCTCCCGCCTGTAAAAGTCGAGGTGTAAAAGAGCCCCGTTCCCGGAATACCCACCGTGGCCCGCTTGCCGCGGGACCCGACGGTGAACTTCGCGCCGCGTGGCCCGAACGAGAGGGACCCACCCGCTTTGCTCAGGTTCATGGTCACCCCCGGTGCGATCTTTACTCTTCTCCAGAAACGAAAAGCCATGCCTTTTTAACCGTATTCCTCTTTAGTTTCTACGAAATGGCTATTGTAAAAATCCAGCTTGCGCCGAACGGCCCTGTTCCCTGCCCGGCGAACTGTTAAGAATTTCTTGACAGTTGCTTCCGTAAAGCCCAGCCTGATTCAACGACGCTTTCAATGACTTCTTAATTCCACCACGGTCTCTGACACCGGGGGTATATGCTCCATCCCCATCCCGATGTTGTGTCTCATGGAATAGCTACACAAGGCATTGCTTCTCATATTATTATATTAATAATAATCAAATGCCTTTTTCGGTAATCCATGAGAATCAAAATGCATCGTATCCATCTGCTATGTTTAACAATTCAGTATACATGAATATTGCCGCAGTTCTTCCCTTTGCCTGGCGGATGTCTTTCAATATGCCATTTTTTTTCAATACACTGAGAATCCTGAATGCAGTTGGTTTCGGAATGCCTGCCGACCGAACAAAATCTGTACTTTTAAAAATAGGCCGCTCGAATATCCAGTCCAGGGCGAGAATGGCATATTGGGAATGGGTCAGATCCACAAATTTCGATTTCATCTGCTCATAAAGGTTCAAAATATCCCCGGCCTTACGCTGGTTTTCGTTGGCCTGTTCCCGTATAGCCTTCAGAAAAAAAATGCACCAGTCTGTCCAGGCACTTTCACTTGATACTCGCATCAGCCGTTCGTAATATTCATCACGGTGGGCTTCCAGATACGCACTGATATAGAACATGGGGCTGCTGATCATTTCCGCCTGGTACATAAAAAGCGGAACCAGCATGCGCCCCAGCCGGCCATTGCCATCCAGAAAAGGATGCAATGCCTCGAACTCGGCATGGATAATGGCAAGTTGTATCAGGCGGTCCGGCGCATCCGCATGCAGGTATTTTTCCCAGGAACTCATGGCCTTCGGTAGTTTATCTGCGGAAATCGGCACAAACCGCGCCTCTTCGATGGAGCATCCGGGGGGCCCGATCCAGTTGGGCGTTTTGCGGTATTCGCCCGGGGATCTTCCATGACCCCTCACACCGGTCAATAAAATCCGATGTGACTCTTTAACTATTCGCTGACAAAGGGGAAGATCTTTCAACATGCTTTCGGAAGTCCGCATGGCCTGGCGATAGTTCAGAATTTCGTGGATGTCGGCTGTGCGTTCCGGAGACAGTTTATCCGAGTCGCCTCCGGCTTCATATTCCAGAACTTCTCCCATGGTTGCCTGGGTCCCTTCAATGCGGGAGGAGAGAACCGCTTCCCGGGTCGTCAACGGGCTGAGCAATACGGAGGCATTGGGAACAGCCGACAATATCCCATCGTACCGGGCTACGGCAGCGCTGGCCGGCCCGATCAGGGGAATCAGATGCTCCCATTCAAGTTTTTCAGGGGGGAATCCGCCTTCATGATAATAAGCAGGCGCCATTTTATTTATCTCCTCTATTCTCAAAGAAATCCACTTTAACCGATGCCGGTTTTCTGTGTGCCAACCGGGAAATCTCCGGCCAAGACGAAGGGGAGGTTATTGCTCATTGGTCACCCCCGGTGCGATCTTTACTCTCCTCCAGAAACGGAAAGCCATATCAGATTCCCTTTCTCCCTGTCAGCAGTCCTTGGTGGACGTTCTTTCCCTCGCTGGACCCAGGAACCAGGACGCGGCGGTAATCCCTTTCGTTGACACCACTCCCCACCGTAACGTACCATTATATATGAGTCCAGAGTCCAGAGTCCAGAGTCCAGCGAAGGGCAAGGCAGAAGCGGAGACGCGGGGAGGTATCGGAGTATCGATGTGTAAAAGCATTGAGGTTTTCTAGACCCCAGACCCAAGATCCTAGACCCTGCTTTCAGGAACCCGAGGAACGAAAGCTCCGAGCACGTTGAACCATTGAACCGTTGAACCTTTGAACCTTTCTTTTAATGTCATTCAAGGGAGACACCATGTCCCGTGAACCATCGAAACGGTCCCAGAAGCTGCCGCCGTTTATCGTGATGGATGTCCTTGAACACGCCCAGGAGCTCGAGCGTACCGGGCGTTCCATTATCCATATGGAGGTGGGTGAACCGGACCTCGATACGCCCTCGTGCATAAGGGAAGCCGCGATTAGGGCCCTCAGGGACGGAGAGACGCACTATACCCACAGCCTCGGCCTGATCAAACTCAGGGAGGCCATCTGCGAGCACTACGATCGCCGGTATGGCGTTTCCGTCGGTCCGGACCAGATTGTTGTCACATCCGGCACCTCTCCCGGCCTTTTTCTGGTCTTCGCGGCGCTTCTGGAACCTGGAGACGAGGTTGTGATGACGGATCCTCACTACGCCTGTTATCCAAACTTCGTGTCTTTCCTCGGCGGCAGCCCCGTGTTTACCACCGTGACGGCGCAGGGCGGTTACCAGTTGGACCTTGAAGATCTGGGCCGTAAACTTGGTTCAAGAACCCAGGCCATCCTTATCAATTCACCTGGAAATCCCACCGGGGCCGTCATGCCCCCGGAAACCCTTGCGAAGGTAGCTTCCTTGGGACCGCTGGTGATATCTGACGAGATCTACCATGGCCTGGTATATGGAGACAGGGAACACTCCATCCTGGAGTACACGTCGGAGGCCTTTGTCCTCAACGGTTTTTCCAAACTCTATGCCATGACGGGGTGGCGCCTGGGCTACGTCATCGTCCCGAAACGGTTCGTGCGGCCCATGCAGAAGATTCAGCAGAATTTTTTTATTTCCGCGGGCTCCTTTGTCCAGTGGGCCGGTATCGCGGCCTTGAAGGAGGGAGGAGAGGACGCCCGACGGATGGTTGAAACATATGGAGAGCGGAGAAACCTGTTGCTGAAGGGCCTGAAGGAGATAGGTTTCCAGATCCCTGTCGATCCACAGGGGGCGTTCTACGTCCTCGTCGATACCCGCCATCTTGGTGATGACTCCTACCACCTGGCTTTTGATATACTAGACAGGGCCGGGGTGGCTGTAACACCGGGCATCGATTTCGGAGCTGCGGCGGAGGGACACCTCAGGTTTTCCTACACCAACAGCCTGGAAAATCTCAGGAAGGGACTGGACCGCCTGGAAGATTATGTGAGGGGGAGGGATATATGACAATCTTCAGTTATGGAAAATGGAATTCATGTCGAGGCCTGGCCTGTCTGGCGGCTCTGGCCATGGTTTTTACTCTTTCGTGCGCATCGAAACCTGTTAAAGACTACCGTCTGGTCGCCCAGGGGAGCCTTTCGGCATCCCGTGTGGTGATCGTCAACGGAGTGAAAGTCGCTGCCGTTTACCTTGACGAAAAACATCTGGCGGAAACGCTACGGGAAAAGGGATACGAGAGATTATCCAACACGCTGCAGGAACTGCCCCTGGATTATTTTCTGCTCACCATTACCAACGGAGCTTCACTCCCCGTAGACTTCAACCCCCGTGAAGCCAATCTTATGGATGGCGGCTGGAACAACCTGTCTCCCGTTGATTTTTCTGATCTATATATGCTCCTTCCACCGGGCTCGGGCCGAAAGACGGTTCTGCAGGACCTTCAGAAACTCACCTTGAACAGGGTGGTCAGGATAAAACCAGGCAAGACGCTGGAGGGAATGTTCCTGTTCCAGCGGCCGGAATCCATGGGAAAAAATGTGATCCTGGCGCTGGACGGATTCTACCTTGACGGGAAACCGCTGACGGTGGTGCTCACCTTCAACGCCATCTCCCGGGAAGGGGAGTA from Deltaproteobacteria bacterium encodes:
- a CDS encoding dihydropteroate synthase; amino-acid sequence: MAYSFHERLKEKTLLCDGAMGTMLQSSALQVGQCPEVLNIQNPQTVSAVHRAYIEAGADIIETNTFGGNRIKLSSFGIDDQTEKVNARAVRIALEAAAGRALVGASIGPTGRFLNPVGDLDFSEAFDVFRQQADALIEAGADLILLETFTDIKELRAAVIAVRSLCQIPIVAMMTFEPVGKTLLGTSPEAAAVTLDALGVDAVGSNCGLGPEGILDILRRMASTTELPLASIPNAGMPKLVDGNTIFPATPDQTADTVEELLGIGTGIIGGCCGTTPAHISKLREKLDRSAPRAPRTLTDPKATRLSCRQSVLFLGGNSPIRAIGERLNPTGRKALAQAVKDGRMDLYRDEAHAQVEAGVNLLDINVGVPGVDEAAAMHEAVLVVQQSSRVPLSLDSPRPEVIESGLKAADGKVLINSVTGDSESLKKVLPLAVRYGTAVLGLTLDERGIPSRASDRVAIARRILREAVKAGMNPADVVIDCLTLSAGAEQESVFETIKALRMIHDELGLNTILGISNVSFGLPARENLNAAFLAMAASAGLSAAIINPFHKTSMAIMGASRVILNQDSQAREYIRIYSGHDGGAAISRQEEGTSPEEKLSKSIIHGDPDQARKLSRELLEGGALPMEIGEGILIPAMSEVGARFASNEYFLPQVIMSSRAMKAAFEPIKEKLKGEGLPARGRILMATVEGDIHDIGKNIVITLLENHGYEVFDLGKNVSAEKIVRTAKEEKVDAVGLSALMTTTMAKMKEAVHALKTTGIDFPVLIGGAAVTEDFAKEIEADAYAGDATAAVGIFQRLLDERKKR
- a CDS encoding DUF4236 domain-containing protein, yielding MAFRFWRRVKIAPGVTMNLSKAGGSLSFGPRGAKFTVGSRGKRATVGIPGTGLFYTSTFTGGRSGGGKNASYVAPAVPKVSAESRLTLGFFKRFITPDDEEVLVDGCRELVLGDEDKALEHLEQAAHLADGAYLAGFMALRYERALVYEEMGQRKRARKEFEKLYADDPDYGDVAARLGL
- a CDS encoding Fic family protein, translating into MAPAYYHEGGFPPEKLEWEHLIPLIGPASAAVARYDGILSAVPNASVLLSPLTTREAVLSSRIEGTQATMGEVLEYEAGGDSDKLSPERTADIHEILNYRQAMRTSESMLKDLPLCQRIVKESHRILLTGVRGHGRSPGEYRKTPNWIGPPGCSIEEARFVPISADKLPKAMSSWEKYLHADAPDRLIQLAIIHAEFEALHPFLDGNGRLGRMLVPLFMYQAEMISSPMFYISAYLEAHRDEYYERLMRVSSESAWTDWCIFFLKAIREQANENQRKAGDILNLYEQMKSKFVDLTHSQYAILALDWIFERPIFKSTDFVRSAGIPKPTAFRILSVLKKNGILKDIRQAKGRTAAIFMYTELLNIADGYDAF
- a CDS encoding pyridoxal phosphate-dependent aminotransferase encodes the protein MSREPSKRSQKLPPFIVMDVLEHAQELERTGRSIIHMEVGEPDLDTPSCIREAAIRALRDGETHYTHSLGLIKLREAICEHYDRRYGVSVGPDQIVVTSGTSPGLFLVFAALLEPGDEVVMTDPHYACYPNFVSFLGGSPVFTTVTAQGGYQLDLEDLGRKLGSRTQAILINSPGNPTGAVMPPETLAKVASLGPLVISDEIYHGLVYGDREHSILEYTSEAFVLNGFSKLYAMTGWRLGYVIVPKRFVRPMQKIQQNFFISAGSFVQWAGIAALKEGGEDARRMVETYGERRNLLLKGLKEIGFQIPVDPQGAFYVLVDTRHLGDDSYHLAFDILDRAGVAVTPGIDFGAAAEGHLRFSYTNSLENLRKGLDRLEDYVRGRDI